A stretch of the Streptomyces sp. NBC_00078 genome encodes the following:
- a CDS encoding winged helix-turn-helix domain-containing protein has product MAADRDDSPIDPHKIAYVYMQVADHIAARIASGELRPGARLAGERDMGAEYGVAYLTARRAVRELRERGLVVTLPAKGTFVAYPDEAAEPAGDGQD; this is encoded by the coding sequence ATGGCAGCAGACAGAGACGATTCGCCGATCGATCCCCACAAGATCGCCTACGTCTATATGCAGGTGGCCGACCACATCGCTGCCCGAATTGCTTCGGGTGAGCTGAGGCCGGGAGCGCGACTGGCAGGCGAGCGCGATATGGGTGCGGAGTACGGAGTCGCGTACCTCACCGCCCGCCGCGCGGTCCGTGAACTCCGCGAACGCGGCCTCGTAGTCACCCTCCCGGCCAAGGGCACCTTCGTTGCCTACCCCGATGAAGCTGCCGAGCCGGCAGGCGACGGCCAGGACTAG
- a CDS encoding DUF6571 family protein has protein sequence MRPDDRGSSGGVFSGIDPDKLNGTIDSVRRDQSTLQDRASYYKTQLAYYGIGTKEFADVLHVASWAQDELPMLKRRYHLAMKMDNDPYPGVKGMVQINEAAVSRAANAAAAKAAKRATELAKKDPEDLSPEEFDELNELFAQNYDEYPFAEKVVGALGAKKTLQLWEKMSNLDKPAGYGETSDFARADKLDDMQKNLSLTVAAATNSDSPTMKKWKKDMVAIGDQPVGEKGAPPYGDSGGPEGFIVMSNLMRYGDYDDKFLEDYGTALVKEDRRILENAGQPYSSGWGTTSTVNHLGNDEGNDPLTGYMKALANSPDAATNFFTAKQKGDDGKAETNFKYLFEERKWPNDSMPGKESVTGLNSMGHALEAATTGHRPGEQATAEDIKHSKEQAGLFSALVKSVSEDQDRLRDHEFLSDSFANISAEYMPDLQRSLDADVKYRDKLYPTSGATAKIERVDALRFLHAVSRNEEGYERLMVSQHVYAAALMEAQAKHPDAYPQPTDVTIDKIAYETGLFQGVIGDGQHFQADKNDADANARDGAWKEHASLWGGSLVGSATSIAMAPFTGPAGVYAGGLAGTAAGEIFSGILDGFDGDGSEEKQQVYQNVKNADQNEQSAILTTQNSVKAATGDDAAASRAGDEAGKGFNDAGELIRNSSAAE, from the coding sequence ATGCGCCCGGACGACAGGGGAAGCAGCGGCGGAGTCTTCTCGGGGATAGACCCGGACAAGCTCAACGGCACGATCGACTCCGTACGGCGGGACCAGTCGACGCTTCAGGACCGGGCCTCCTACTACAAGACGCAGCTCGCCTACTACGGCATCGGCACCAAGGAGTTCGCCGATGTCCTGCACGTGGCGTCCTGGGCGCAGGACGAACTGCCCATGTTGAAGCGCCGTTACCACCTGGCCATGAAAATGGACAACGACCCGTACCCCGGCGTCAAAGGCATGGTCCAGATCAACGAGGCCGCCGTGAGCCGGGCCGCCAACGCCGCCGCGGCCAAGGCCGCCAAGCGTGCCACCGAGCTTGCGAAGAAGGATCCAGAGGACCTGAGCCCTGAAGAGTTCGACGAGCTGAACGAACTCTTTGCCCAGAACTACGACGAATACCCCTTCGCCGAGAAGGTCGTAGGGGCTCTCGGAGCGAAGAAGACGCTGCAGCTCTGGGAGAAGATGAGCAACCTCGACAAGCCTGCCGGTTACGGCGAGACCTCCGACTTCGCTCGTGCCGACAAGCTCGACGATATGCAGAAGAACCTGAGCCTCACCGTGGCCGCTGCCACCAACTCCGACTCGCCGACCATGAAGAAGTGGAAGAAGGACATGGTCGCGATCGGTGATCAGCCGGTCGGTGAAAAGGGTGCTCCCCCCTACGGCGACTCGGGCGGCCCCGAAGGCTTCATCGTCATGAGCAACCTCATGCGCTACGGCGACTACGACGACAAGTTCCTTGAGGACTACGGAACGGCACTCGTCAAGGAAGACCGGCGCATCCTGGAGAATGCCGGCCAGCCCTACAGTTCAGGCTGGGGAACCACGAGCACGGTCAACCACCTGGGCAACGACGAGGGCAACGACCCGCTCACCGGCTACATGAAGGCCCTCGCCAACAGCCCCGACGCGGCGACCAACTTCTTCACCGCCAAGCAGAAGGGCGACGACGGCAAGGCGGAGACGAACTTCAAATACCTCTTCGAAGAGCGCAAGTGGCCGAACGACAGCATGCCGGGCAAGGAGAGCGTCACCGGCCTCAACTCGATGGGCCACGCCCTGGAGGCGGCCACCACCGGGCACCGGCCCGGCGAGCAGGCCACCGCGGAAGACATCAAGCACTCGAAGGAACAAGCTGGCCTGTTCAGCGCCCTCGTGAAGTCGGTGTCCGAGGACCAGGACCGTCTGCGGGATCACGAGTTCCTGTCGGACAGTTTCGCTAATATTTCGGCCGAATACATGCCGGATCTGCAACGAAGCCTGGATGCAGACGTCAAGTACAGGGACAAACTGTATCCGACTTCTGGGGCCACAGCCAAGATTGAGAGGGTAGACGCCCTGCGATTCCTGCATGCCGTGTCCCGCAACGAAGAAGGATATGAGCGGCTCATGGTCTCGCAACACGTATACGCTGCGGCATTGATGGAGGCGCAGGCGAAGCATCCCGATGCCTACCCGCAGCCGACCGATGTCACCATCGACAAAATCGCCTATGAGACCGGCCTATTCCAGGGAGTCATCGGTGACGGCCAACACTTCCAGGCCGACAAGAACGACGCTGATGCGAACGCCCGAGACGGCGCCTGGAAGGAACACGCAAGCCTGTGGGGCGGCTCCTTGGTCGGCAGCGCCACATCCATTGCGATGGCGCCGTTCACCGGCCCAGCAGGGGTCTACGCGGGCGGCTTGGCGGGTACGGCCGCGGGCGAGATCTTCAGTGGCATTCTCGACGGCTTCGACGGCGACGGATCGGAAGAGAAACAGCAGGTCTATCAAAACGTAAAGAACGCGGATCAGAACGAGCAGTCAGCGATCCTTACGACCCAGAATTCCGTCAAGGCTGCCACTGGTGACGATGCTGCCGCGTCCAGGGCCGGCGACGAAGCCGGCAAGGGTTTCAACGACGCTGGTGAACTTATAAGAAACAGCAGTGCTGCCGAGTAG
- a CDS encoding IS110 family transposase, with protein sequence MLLIGDDWAEDHHDVEVQDEAGRKLAAARLPEGVEGIAKLHELLAKHGGEGLDAADVVVGIETDRGSWVQALIASGYQVYAINPRQVARFKERYASSGAKSDRGDAHALADMVRIDRAQLRPVAGDSEQAQAVKVVARAHQTSIWERVRTFQRLRSTLREYFPAALAAYADLTLTSTDALELLIKAPTPAAGAKLTRAQITAVLARARRRNRDAKAATIQAALRERQLGLPEPVTTAYAATVTAHAKLLIALNEQIADLEGQVRAHFLKHPDAEIYLSMPGIAEITGARVLAEFGDDPTRYASAKARKNYAGTSPITRASGKSHTVQARYVRNNRLADALQTQAFSALRASPGARHYYDKQRAREAGYNPALRQLGNRLVGILHGCLKTRTLYDEATAWSHHAHTPAA encoded by the coding sequence TTGCTGCTGATCGGCGATGACTGGGCCGAAGACCACCACGACGTCGAGGTCCAGGACGAGGCAGGCCGAAAACTCGCCGCGGCGAGGCTGCCCGAGGGCGTGGAGGGAATCGCGAAGCTGCACGAGCTCCTGGCCAAGCACGGCGGCGAGGGCCTGGATGCCGCCGACGTGGTGGTGGGGATCGAGACCGACCGCGGCTCCTGGGTGCAGGCCCTGATCGCCTCCGGCTACCAGGTCTATGCCATCAACCCGCGGCAGGTCGCCCGGTTCAAGGAACGCTATGCCTCCTCCGGCGCCAAGAGCGACAGGGGCGACGCGCACGCGCTGGCGGACATGGTCCGCATCGACCGGGCCCAGCTGCGGCCGGTGGCCGGGGACAGCGAGCAGGCGCAGGCCGTCAAGGTCGTCGCCCGCGCCCACCAGACCTCGATCTGGGAACGCGTTCGCACGTTCCAGCGGCTGCGCAGCACGCTGCGCGAGTACTTCCCCGCCGCCCTGGCCGCCTACGCGGACCTCACACTGACCAGCACGGACGCCCTGGAACTGCTGATCAAGGCCCCTACCCCGGCGGCCGGGGCGAAGTTGACCCGTGCCCAGATCACCGCCGTTCTGGCCCGTGCCCGCCGGCGCAACCGGGACGCGAAAGCGGCCACGATCCAGGCCGCGCTGCGCGAACGGCAGCTGGGCCTGCCCGAGCCGGTCACGACCGCCTACGCGGCCACCGTCACCGCTCACGCGAAGCTGCTGATCGCCCTGAACGAGCAGATAGCCGACCTGGAAGGGCAGGTGAGGGCCCATTTTCTCAAGCACCCAGACGCTGAGATCTACCTCTCGATGCCCGGCATCGCGGAGATCACCGGCGCCCGGGTGCTCGCCGAGTTCGGGGACGACCCCACCCGCTACGCGTCCGCCAAAGCCCGCAAGAACTACGCCGGCACCAGCCCCATCACCCGGGCCTCCGGCAAGAGCCATACCGTCCAGGCCCGCTACGTCCGCAACAACCGGCTCGCCGATGCGTTGCAGACCCAGGCGTTCTCCGCCCTGCGCGCCTCGCCCGGCGCCCGCCACTACTACGACAAACAACGCGCCCGCGAGGCCGGTTACAACCCGGCCCTGCGGCAGCTCGGCAACCGCCTCGTCGGCATCCTCCACGGATGCCTCAAGACCCGAACCCTCTACGACGAAGCGACCGCCTGGTCGCACCACGCCCACACCCCTGCCGCTTGA
- a CDS encoding PE-PGRS family protein: protein MRMVNPDDLDQLAKLMDGKGGLLDRLDEAFTRATTLGVSDNLVRLKPMQTWAAETAPDLRKRAVLAREDQLFERGDRETYSDWMARIEAHYLAKAPGLKEIGEKDIEEFLNDVSDITGVIKVGGTTVVTGVGMANVLFKNSWYNGLLRNAVNSDWLERGGGARAWAAAGLRRIPVGELRSLSAPGSWLPGQLGNVFATSTLYQNASRIPFTATRRAALLGRAWDELRALPVLRSPAVAKGINFLVGSDALAMRYGGATHSGALVTRAGQASLLKVFRSASHIQKLNNARPAVIAAGKTASPFLKGLSAAAKTGGFIRYAGIGASLLSTGVSAANVWAQGNPREAFKKKGAGYVADVAEVGFNASLTAAMVAPNPVTIGLTVGTGLVYGGAKVVEHWDDIKAGTGMAVDWVGDKASKIGKGLAHETRTVAKAANPMNWF, encoded by the coding sequence ATGCGAATGGTCAACCCAGATGACCTTGATCAACTCGCCAAGCTCATGGACGGCAAGGGCGGGCTGCTGGACAGACTCGATGAGGCTTTTACGCGGGCGACCACCCTCGGCGTGTCCGACAATCTGGTCCGCCTCAAACCAATGCAGACATGGGCTGCGGAGACAGCACCCGACCTTCGTAAACGTGCGGTCCTGGCCCGAGAGGATCAGCTTTTCGAGCGCGGCGACCGGGAGACGTACAGCGACTGGATGGCACGTATTGAGGCCCACTATCTAGCCAAGGCGCCTGGTCTGAAGGAAATCGGCGAAAAGGACATCGAAGAGTTCCTCAACGATGTCAGTGACATCACGGGTGTCATCAAGGTCGGCGGCACTACGGTGGTAACTGGCGTCGGCATGGCAAACGTCCTGTTCAAGAACTCCTGGTATAACGGCCTACTCCGTAATGCCGTGAACTCCGACTGGCTGGAGCGCGGCGGCGGAGCACGCGCATGGGCTGCTGCGGGCTTGCGCAGGATCCCCGTCGGTGAACTGCGCTCCCTCAGCGCGCCGGGCAGTTGGCTCCCAGGGCAGCTCGGGAACGTGTTTGCCACGAGCACTCTCTACCAGAACGCCAGTAGGATCCCATTCACCGCGACGCGACGGGCAGCCTTACTCGGCCGCGCCTGGGACGAATTACGCGCATTGCCGGTTCTGCGTTCCCCGGCCGTGGCCAAGGGCATCAACTTCCTTGTCGGATCTGATGCGCTGGCCATGCGGTATGGCGGTGCGACTCACTCCGGAGCACTGGTCACTCGTGCCGGCCAAGCGAGTCTCTTGAAGGTTTTCCGCTCGGCCTCGCATATTCAAAAGCTCAACAATGCTCGGCCTGCCGTTATCGCCGCAGGAAAGACCGCTTCCCCGTTCCTGAAAGGGCTCAGCGCAGCGGCCAAGACCGGAGGGTTCATCCGCTACGCAGGCATCGGCGCGAGTCTCCTTTCAACGGGCGTCAGCGCTGCCAATGTCTGGGCCCAGGGAAACCCACGCGAAGCCTTTAAGAAAAAAGGAGCTGGGTACGTCGCGGACGTGGCAGAAGTTGGATTCAACGCGTCTCTGACCGCAGCAATGGTCGCTCCAAACCCGGTCACCATTGGCCTCACCGTAGGCACGGGACTGGTCTACGGCGGAGCAAAGGTCGTCGAGCATTGGGACGACATCAAGGCAGGTACAGGAATGGCAGTCGACTGGGTTGGCGACAAGGCGTCGAAGATCGGGAAGGGACTTGCTCATGAAACAAGGACCGTCGCCAAGGCGGCGAACCCCATGAACTGGTTTTGA
- a CDS encoding CpaF family protein, producing MTAVDHQLVKRFRQDAGDRIAEQRRLDQTNNVTPMSTEDERQYARAVIAQILEDYARTEINAGRTPLDAETEEQYAAAVHAALFGVGRLQPLLDNPEVENIDINGADQVFVGYADGREVTGDPVAETDEELIELIQVLGAYSGLSSRPFDSANPQLDLRLPDGSRLSAVMDVTRRPALSIRRARMGKVFISDLVGNGTVVPEVAHFLACAVRARKNIMIAGATNAGKTTLLRALANEIPPHERLITVERALELGLDTFPDLHPNVVAFEERLPNSEGQGMISMAELVRRSLRMNPSRVIVGEVLGDEIVTMLNAMSQGNDGSLSTIHANSSSEVFNRISTYALQARERLPIEASQMLIAGAVNFVVFIQRRNNFQTGGRLQRMVTSVREVNGVDGRVLSSEVFAETSDGRVVPHAPLACLEDLIAQGYRPTGTWG from the coding sequence ATGACCGCTGTCGACCACCAGTTGGTCAAGCGCTTCCGCCAGGACGCCGGTGACCGCATCGCGGAGCAGCGCCGTCTCGACCAGACGAACAACGTCACGCCGATGTCCACCGAGGACGAGCGGCAGTACGCCCGCGCTGTCATAGCCCAGATCCTGGAGGACTACGCCCGGACGGAGATCAACGCCGGGCGCACGCCGCTCGACGCGGAGACCGAGGAGCAGTACGCGGCCGCCGTGCACGCGGCGCTCTTCGGCGTCGGCCGGCTCCAGCCGCTGCTCGACAACCCCGAGGTCGAGAACATCGACATCAACGGGGCGGACCAGGTGTTCGTCGGGTACGCGGACGGCCGGGAGGTCACCGGCGATCCCGTCGCCGAGACCGACGAGGAGCTCATCGAGCTCATCCAGGTACTGGGTGCCTACTCGGGTCTCTCCTCCCGCCCCTTCGACTCCGCCAACCCGCAGCTCGACCTCCGGCTGCCGGACGGTTCGCGTCTGTCGGCCGTCATGGACGTGACGCGGCGCCCGGCGCTCTCCATCCGTCGCGCCCGCATGGGCAAGGTCTTCATCTCCGACCTGGTCGGCAACGGCACCGTCGTCCCCGAGGTCGCGCACTTCCTGGCCTGCGCGGTCCGCGCCCGCAAGAACATCATGATCGCGGGCGCCACCAACGCCGGCAAGACGACGCTGCTGCGCGCCCTGGCCAACGAAATCCCGCCGCACGAGCGCCTCATCACCGTCGAGCGGGCGCTGGAGCTCGGCCTGGACACGTTCCCCGACCTGCACCCGAACGTCGTCGCCTTCGAGGAGCGCCTGCCCAACTCCGAGGGCCAGGGCATGATTTCGATGGCCGAGCTGGTCCGCAGGTCCCTCCGTATGAACCCCTCCCGCGTCATCGTCGGTGAGGTCCTCGGCGACGAGATCGTGACCATGCTGAACGCGATGTCGCAGGGCAACGACGGCTCGCTGTCCACGATCCACGCCAACAGCTCAAGCGAGGTCTTCAACCGTATTTCCACTTACGCGTTGCAGGCCAGGGAGCGGCTGCCCATCGAGGCCAGCCAGATGCTGATCGCGGGCGCGGTGAACTTCGTCGTCTTCATCCAGCGGCGCAACAACTTCCAGACCGGCGGCCGCCTCCAGCGCATGGTCACCTCGGTCCGAGAGGTCAACGGCGTCGACGGCCGCGTGCTGTCCAGCGAGGTGTTCGCGGAGACGTCCGACGGACGGGTCGTACCGCACGCGCCCCTCGCCTGCCTGGAGGACCTGATCGCGCAGGGCTACCGGCCCACCGGAACGTGGGGATGA
- a CDS encoding type II secretion system F family protein, translating into MMPVALGSLGSMGGLFSTTVLYSLGSGVAVGGGLALLMVAVRGLPVKPDHEKQKAAERASELVRFAGQRGSLAAIVALVVLLLTRWAVAGIAAGILVFFWDRLFGGAAEEKAGMRRVEALASWTESLRDTIAGAVGLEQAIPASARASAPVLRPHLDALVDRLRSRTPLPDALQQLADEINDASADIIVAALILNARLRGPGLRQVLGALAKSAREEVDMRQRVMAQRASTRRSVQIVIAVSIAFVLGLSIFNRDFVAPYGTAVGQLVLAGVCGLFALGFWWLRKLSTIETPERFLVRDESSVQFVRPRTPAQHAQHEEGVRR; encoded by the coding sequence ATGATGCCTGTCGCACTCGGTTCGCTCGGTTCCATGGGCGGCCTGTTCTCTACGACCGTCCTGTACTCGCTGGGCAGCGGCGTCGCCGTCGGCGGCGGACTCGCGCTGCTCATGGTCGCCGTACGCGGACTGCCCGTGAAGCCCGACCACGAGAAGCAGAAGGCCGCCGAGCGGGCGAGCGAGCTGGTCCGGTTCGCCGGACAGCGCGGTTCGCTGGCGGCCATCGTCGCCCTCGTCGTACTGCTGCTGACCCGCTGGGCGGTGGCCGGCATCGCGGCCGGCATCCTCGTCTTCTTCTGGGACCGCCTCTTCGGCGGCGCCGCGGAGGAGAAGGCCGGCATGCGCCGCGTCGAGGCCCTCGCCTCCTGGACGGAGTCGCTGCGCGACACCATCGCCGGCGCGGTGGGCCTGGAGCAGGCCATCCCGGCGTCCGCACGTGCTTCGGCCCCGGTCCTGCGGCCGCACCTGGACGCGCTCGTCGACCGCCTGCGCTCCCGCACCCCGCTCCCCGACGCGCTCCAGCAGCTCGCCGACGAGATCAACGACGCCTCCGCCGACATCATCGTCGCCGCCCTCATCCTCAACGCCCGCCTGCGCGGCCCGGGTCTGCGCCAGGTTCTGGGCGCGCTCGCCAAGTCGGCGCGCGAGGAAGTGGACATGCGCCAGCGCGTGATGGCGCAGCGGGCGTCGACCCGCCGGTCGGTGCAGATCGTCATCGCGGTCTCGATCGCCTTCGTCCTCGGCCTGTCCATCTTCAACCGCGACTTCGTGGCGCCGTACGGGACGGCCGTCGGCCAGCTCGTACTCGCCGGTGTGTGCGGCCTCTTCGCGCTCGGGTTCTGGTGGCTGCGCAAGCTGTCGACCATCGAGACACCGGAGCGGTTCCTGGTGCGGGACGAGTCGTCGGTCCAGTTCGTGCGACCCCGCACTCCCGCCCAGCACGCGCAGCACGAAGAGGGGGTACGACGGTGA
- a CDS encoding type II secretion system F family protein gives MNLTMPIVIGAVLGLGIYALVRALMPSKRSAVSQVARIDAMRARGAAYESARTTADKGRLGALRAEVGERVAEFYLQQGWEQRSLRADLSVLERSWEKFLATKVLLAVAGLFFGPLMFAVVWTLGFGSGPVIPVWLALAFALVFFFLPDLEVRRDAAEKRRDLRRVIGAYLDLVSMSLAGGRGLPEALMAAAEVSDGWATQRIRNVLADARITGISQWQALGQLGEEIGVEELKDLSASLALVADDGAKVRESLASRAETMRHRELAEIEGSAGEKSQSMLVAQLLLCAGFLVFLIYPAAMRVFQVQ, from the coding sequence GTGAACCTGACGATGCCGATCGTCATCGGCGCGGTCCTGGGCCTGGGCATCTACGCCCTCGTACGCGCCCTCATGCCGTCGAAGCGCAGCGCGGTCTCCCAGGTCGCGCGGATCGACGCGATGCGCGCCAGGGGAGCGGCGTACGAGTCCGCGCGGACGACCGCGGACAAGGGCCGCCTCGGCGCGCTGCGGGCCGAAGTCGGAGAGCGTGTCGCCGAGTTCTATCTGCAGCAGGGCTGGGAGCAGCGCTCGCTGCGGGCCGACCTGTCGGTGCTGGAGCGCAGCTGGGAGAAGTTCCTGGCGACGAAGGTGCTGCTGGCCGTGGCGGGGCTGTTCTTCGGTCCGCTCATGTTCGCGGTGGTGTGGACGCTGGGCTTCGGCAGCGGCCCGGTCATCCCGGTCTGGCTGGCTCTGGCGTTCGCCCTCGTCTTCTTCTTCCTGCCCGACCTGGAGGTGCGGCGGGACGCGGCCGAGAAACGGCGCGACCTGCGGCGAGTGATCGGGGCCTATCTGGACCTGGTGTCGATGAGCCTCGCCGGCGGACGCGGTCTTCCCGAGGCGCTCATGGCCGCCGCGGAGGTCTCCGACGGCTGGGCGACCCAGCGCATCCGCAACGTGCTGGCCGACGCCCGCATCACCGGTATCAGCCAGTGGCAGGCGCTGGGACAGCTGGGCGAGGAGATCGGCGTGGAGGAGCTCAAGGACCTCTCCGCCTCCCTTGCCCTGGTCGCGGACGACGGCGCCAAGGTGCGCGAGTCCCTCGCCTCCCGCGCCGAGACCATGCGGCACCGCGAACTCGCCGAGATCGAGGGCAGCGCGGGCGAGAAGTCGCAGTCGATGCTCGTGGCCCAGCTGCTGCTGTGCGCGGGCTTCCTGGTGTTCCTCATCTATCCGGCGGCGATGCGGGTGTTCCAGGTGCAATGA
- a CDS encoding TadE family protein, which yields MRRRVGTARRAAAARGDSGMTAIEFVLLTPVLFFMIFATVQFALYFFADHVAQAAAQAGARKARATAHDSPGGWRGEAQTVVDSYISQLGPQLVLSPNVKMLQPEQNTVGVEITAKVPTVFPGLDFTVHAQSEGPVERFVRDDGN from the coding sequence ATGCGCCGCAGGGTGGGGACCGCACGCAGGGCTGCGGCCGCCCGCGGTGATTCCGGAATGACCGCGATCGAGTTCGTGCTGCTCACGCCGGTCCTGTTCTTCATGATCTTCGCTACGGTGCAGTTCGCGCTGTACTTCTTCGCCGACCACGTGGCCCAGGCGGCCGCCCAGGCCGGCGCACGCAAAGCCCGCGCGACGGCGCACGATTCCCCGGGCGGGTGGCGGGGCGAGGCGCAGACCGTGGTGGACAGCTACATCAGCCAGCTGGGCCCGCAGTTGGTCCTCTCGCCCAACGTGAAGATGCTCCAGCCTGAGCAGAACACGGTCGGTGTGGAGATCACGGCAAAGGTGCCGACGGTGTTCCCGGGTCTGGACTTCACGGTGCATGCGCAGTCGGAAGGCCCGGTGGAGAGGTTCGTACGGGACGACGGGAACTAG
- a CDS encoding TadE/TadG family type IV pilus assembly protein, protein MTLSALRDLFHDRGPRDDRGLSAIEVVILAPVMILFILVLVAFGQMVDGRGAIDGAARDAARSGSLQWDQGNAMAEARKAAEADLSDVCSGPVTVTKTSVGFAHTDLFTVQVSCEIRGLAMLGLDIQTRMSGSFTAPLDPYKRKA, encoded by the coding sequence ATGACACTCTCTGCCCTCAGAGATCTCTTCCACGACCGGGGACCCCGGGACGACCGTGGCCTCTCCGCGATCGAGGTGGTGATCCTCGCTCCGGTGATGATCCTCTTCATCCTCGTCCTGGTGGCCTTCGGCCAGATGGTGGACGGCCGGGGAGCGATCGACGGGGCGGCCCGGGACGCGGCTCGTTCCGGATCCCTCCAGTGGGACCAGGGCAACGCCATGGCCGAGGCACGCAAGGCGGCCGAGGCCGACCTGTCCGATGTCTGCTCCGGCCCGGTCACGGTGACCAAGACCAGCGTCGGTTTCGCGCACACCGACCTCTTCACCGTCCAGGTGAGTTGCGAGATACGCGGGCTCGCCATGCTCGGCCTGGACATCCAGACCCGGATGTCGGGGTCGTTCACCGCCCCGCTGGACCCGTACAAGAGGAAGGCGTGA
- a CDS encoding TadE/TadG family type IV pilus assembly protein — protein sequence MGESSRPAKAATAALRTWLSARRAHLDDRGSGAGAVIIFALVFLSLSAFVIDGGLSISKRERAADIAEQAARYAAQDINIDDLYENGGGDAPINFQNCDARVKAFARQMDMSGADTAATHCVAADAQQVQVQVQLTYSPIFTGMFYGGDVIVHGQGVAENQVG from the coding sequence ATGGGCGAGTCGAGCAGGCCCGCCAAGGCCGCGACCGCCGCCCTGCGCACCTGGCTGTCCGCCCGCCGCGCCCACCTCGACGACCGCGGCTCGGGCGCCGGCGCGGTCATCATCTTCGCGCTCGTCTTCCTCTCCCTCTCGGCCTTCGTCATCGACGGCGGCCTGTCCATCTCGAAGCGGGAGCGTGCGGCCGACATAGCGGAACAGGCCGCCCGCTACGCCGCCCAGGACATCAACATCGATGATCTGTACGAGAACGGCGGCGGCGACGCCCCGATCAACTTCCAGAACTGCGATGCCCGCGTGAAGGCGTTCGCCCGGCAGATGGACATGTCCGGCGCGGACACCGCAGCGACCCACTGCGTGGCGGCGGACGCCCAACAGGTGCAGGTCCAGGTGCAGTTGACGTACTCGCCGATCTTCACGGGGATGTTCTACGGCGGTGACGTGATCGTGCACGGGCAGGGCGTGGCGGAGAACCAGGTCGGCTGA